Part of the Polaribacter sp. Hel1_33_78 genome is shown below.
TCTGATTGGTAATGATCAAAATAACAGTGAGAGCTAGGTGTTAAAATAACATCATGGCCTTCTTTGGCCGCCTGAATAGCTCCGCTGGTTCCTCGCCAAGACATTACGGTTGCATTAGGTGCCAAACCACCTTCTAAAATTTCATCCCAACCAATAATTTGTTTTCCTTTGGAATTGATATATTTTTCCATTCTCGCAATAAAATAACTTTGTAAACCATACTCGTTTTTTAACTTTTTTTCTTTTATGATTTTTTGACAATGAGCACATTTTTTCCAATTTGTTTTTGGAGCTTCATCCCCCCCAATATGAATATATTTTCCGGGAAATAATGCTACAACTTCGTCTATCACATCTTCTAGAAACTTAAAAGTACTTTCTTTTGGGCAATATACTTCATCAAAAACACCCCATTTGGTGGCCACTTCTACCTGTTCTCCAGTACAGCCTAATGCTGGGTAGGCCGCAATAGCAGCTTGAGAATGACCGGGCATTTCAATTTCAGGAATAATGGTTACCTGCCTTGTTTGAGCATAGGCAACCACCTCTTTAATTTGTTCTTGAGTATAAAATCCACCATACTTTTCTCCGTCAAATTGATGAGGCTGCTCATTATAATGCCCCACTAAAGTTTCATTTCTATATGCAGCTATTTCTTGAAGTTTTGGATATTTTTTTATTTCTATTCTCCATCCTTGGTCTTCGGTTAAATGCCAATGAAAAGTATTCATCTTTAGTCTAGCAATTAAATCAATATACTTTTTGATAAAATCAATAGAAAAAAAATGTCGTCCAACATCTAAGTGCATTCCGCGATATTTAAATTGAGGTTCGTCTCTAAGTTCTAAACAAGGAATGGCAATAGCTAGATTATTAGATTTAATAGGCAGTAATTGCAGTAAACTTTGCACTGCATAGAAAGCTCCTTTAGAGTTTTTTGATACAATTAAAATATTATTTTCTTGAATTTTTAATTTATATCCTTCCTCATTAGTTATAGCATCATCAATATTAAAAACGATTTCTTTTGCCTCTTTATGTGGAGCAAAAGATAATTGATAATTCTCCTCTATATAAAGTTTAAAATAGTTTGAAACTTCACTTAATTTAACATCTGAAATAAAACGAATATCTTCATCTAAGATAAAAACTCCTTTGTTTATTTGTTGGAATAGTGGTTTTGGTATAATCCCAATTTCCACTATTTGATTATCCTCTTGGGTACAGCTAAAAAAAAGAGGAATAATTAAAAACAGTAAATAATATGAATGTTTCATTTTTAGTATCTTCGAATCATAAAAATAAGAATCTCAGACCAATGAAGTTTAAATACTTTCTATTATTTTTTTTTACCATGGTTTTTTTATCATGTAAAAACAAAGAAATAATCAATGTGGCAGTAAAAACAGCTCCTTTAATCTCTTATGTAAACCCGTTTATTGGCACTGGTGGTCACGGACATACATATCCTGGAGCAACTATGCCCTTTGGAATGATGCAATTAAGTCCGGATACGCGCTTGGACGGTTGGGATGGATGTTCTGGGTATCATTATTCTGACAATGAAATCTATGGGTTCTCGCACACGCATTTGAGTGGAACTGGAGTTTCTGATTATGGAGATATTTTATTGATGCCAACAAATAAACTAGTTTTTAACAATGGTGCTGAAGGAGAAGAAGGCTATAAATCGAAATTTTCTCACAACAAAGAAACTGCTGAACCAGGTTTCTATAAAGTACATTTAGATGATACTAATATTGATGTTGAGTTAACAGTTTCTAAAAGAAGCGGAATTCATAAATACAACTTTCCTTCATCAGAGAATCAATTTGTGATTTTAGATTTATTGCATAGAGATAAGGTTTTAGATGCAAAAATCAATAGAGTTTCAGATACAGAACTTTCTGGTTATCGTTTTTCTGAAGCGTGGGCAACAGATCAACGTTTGTTTTTTTCAATAAAAACATCTCATTCTTTTTCTGACATTTTGCAATCACCAGCAAAACAAGGCATGACTGGAGCACAAAAGATAGCATTAAATTTTTTCAATCCAAAAAACGAACCGATAATTATTAAAATAGGAATTTCTGCAGTTGATATTGAAGGTGCAAAAAGGAATTTAAAAGGTGAAATAGGAAATCGAACCTTTGAACAAGTAAAAAAAACTGCACAAGATTTTTGGGAGAAACAATTAGAAAAAATTGTTATTGAAGATAAAAGTGATGATTATAAAACTAATTTTTATTCTTCAATGTATCACGTTTCTATTGCTCCAAATCTGTATCAAGATGTTGATGGAAGATATAGAGGAATGGATATGAAAATCCACGAAGCCAAGGATTTCGACTATTATACAGTTTTCTCACTATGGGATACTTACAGAGCTGCGCATCCTTTATATACAATTATTGAACAAGAAAAAACAAACGATTTTATAAATACTTTTTTAGCAAAATATGATGAAGGAGGAATCATGCCGATTTGGGACTTAGCTGCAAATTATACTGGTTGTATGATTGGATATCATGCAGTTCCAGTAATTGCAGATGCATATCTTAAAGGAATTCGTAATTATGATACAGATAAGGCTTTGGAAGCAATGAAACACTCTGCAACTCGTGATAAACTAGGATTACAATCGTATAAAGAATTCGGATTTATTCCTGTAGAGAAAGAATCAGAATCAGTTTCTAAAACATTAGAATATGCTTTTGACGATTGGACCATTGGTCAGATGGCAAAATCAATGGGTAAACAAGTAGATTTTGAAATCTACTCAGCACGCGGGCAATATTATAAAAATGTTTTTGATCCAACATCAAAATTTATGAGGGGCCGTTTTAGAAACAAATGGTTTGCACCTTTTGATCCTTATGAAGTAAATTTTAATTACACAGAAGCCAACTCATGGCAATATAGTTTTTATGTTCCACAAGATATTTCTGGATTCATGAATTTGCTTGGAGGAAAAAATGTGCTAGAAGAACAGTTGGATAAGCTCTTTGTTGCAAAGAATAAAACTTCAGGGCGTGAACAAGTAGATATCACAGGTTTAATAGGACAATATGCGCACGGAAACGAACCGAGCCACCATATGGCTTATTTGTATAACTTTGCAAATAAACCCTTCAAAACTCAGGAAAAAGTTCGTCAGATTTTAACAGAATTGTATACGAATACTCCCGATGGAATTTCAGGTAACGAAGATTGTGGACAAATGAGTGCATGGTATATTTTTTCTTCTTTAGGTTTTTATCCTGTTACTCCTGGTTCTAATCAATATATAATTGGTTCTCCTTTATTTGAAAAAGCGACTATTAATCTAGAAAACGGAAAATCATTTACAGTTGAAGCTAAAAATCAATCTTCAGAAAATAAATACATCAAATCTGCAACATTGAATGGTGATACTTATGAATATTCTTATATCAACCATCAAGATATTATGAATGGTGGAAATTTGGTTCTCGAAATGACAAACAAGCCAACGAAATGGGGCACCGAAGACCAGTTTATTCCTTCAACAAAAATTGATGAATATTTAATCGTTGCAGCTCCTTTTATAGCAAAAGGAGAAATTGCTTTTAAAGGGAGTACAGCGGTTACTCTGAAGTCAGTAGATAAAAAAGCAAAAATATTTTATTCCTTAAGTGATGAATTTACGGAATATTCTATCCCTTTTTTAATTTCAGATAAAGTAACTTTAAAAATATTTGCTCAAAAAAATGACAAAAAAAGTGCTATCATTGCTACTAATTTTCACAAAATAAACCCTAACATTAAAATTGATTTGAAAACTGATTATGCAAATCAGTATAATGCAGGTGGAAAAAATGCTTTAATTGATGGCATTTTTGGTGCAAAAGATTTTAGAACAGGAACTTGGCAAGGCTATTTTGATACAGATTTAAATGCAATTGTAGATTTAGGGAAAGAAACGTTAATACAGACTATAAAAGTATCATTTTTAAAAGATCAAAGAAGCTGGATTTTTCTTCCAAAAGAAGTAGAATTTTATACTTCTATTGATGGTTTAAATTTTGAGAAACATAGGAAATGGGAGTTTAAAATTCCAGAAAATACGGATGAGGTGAAAGTTGAAACCGTTCAAATATCAAAATTAGGTAAAGCTAGGTTTATAAAAGTAATTGCAAAAAAAATAGGCAAACTTCCAGAATGGCATTTAGGAGCGCAACATAAAGGTAAAAGTTGGTTATTTGTGGATGAAATTCAAATAAATTAATTCAAATGAAAAGAAGAAATTTTATTAAAAAAGCGTCAGCAACCGGATTAGGTTTGGTGACAGTTTCATCATCAATAATTAGTTGTGATGAAGAATCAGGTAAAAAAGAATTGTATGGAGCAACTTTAAAACCACAAAGACCAGTCGTCATTGCAACCTGGAATACTCCTTTGGCTGTGGAAACAGCAGCCAAAATTCTAGAGAATGGAGGTTCTGCTTTAGATGCGGTAGAGTATGGTTGTAGGATTGAAGAAGCGAATGAAAAAAACCAAACTGTTGGTAAAGGAGGTTTACCTGATAGAGATGGAGATGTAACATTAGACGCTTGTATTATGAATGATAAAGGCGATTATGGAGCAGTTTTAGGTGTGAAAAACATTACGCATGTTATTTCTTTGGCAAGAAAGGTAATGGAAGATACACCACATGTAATTTTAATTGGTGATGGAGCAGAAAAATTTGCTTATGAAAAAGGTTTTGAAAGAGAAAATCTATTAACTGAAAACTCCAAAAAAGCCTGGGAAAAGTGGAAAGAAAAATCAGAATATAAGCCTATTATTAATAAAGAAAATCATGATACAATTGGGATGTTGGCTATTGATAAGAAAGGAAATATTTCTGGTGCTTGCACAACGAGTGGATTGGCTTATAAAATGGCAGGTAGAGTTGGGGATTCTCCAATTATCGGAGGTGGATTGTTTGTAGATAATGAAATTGGAGGTGCATCTGCAACAGGATTAGGTGAAGAAGTTTTAAAAACTGTAGGTAGTTTTTTAATTGTAGAATTAATGAGGCAAGGAAAAACGCCTCAAGAAGCATGTGAAATAGCAATTGACAGAATTGTAAAAAAGCCAAATAGTAATTTCAATAATTTTCAAGTAGGTTATATTGCAGTAAATAAAAATGGAGAAACTGGCGCATATTCTATTCACGAATGGTTCAGTTATAATTTGTTCAAAGCAGGGAAAAACGTAAATATTAAATCAGATTATTTTAAAAAAGTATAAATTATGACGACAACATCAACGAATAAATCATACAAAAGTGCTTTTGTATTTTTAACGACTTTATTTTTCCTTTGGGGATTTATAACTGTATTAGTGGACAGTTTAGTGCCAAGATTAAAAGATGTTTTTGAGATGTCTTATGCAAAAACAGTTTTAGTTCAGTTTGCTTTTTTTGTTGCATTTTTTGTTTTCTCTTTACCAGCTGGTTTTATGCTGTCAAAAATTGGTTACAAGAAGGGAATCGTTTTAGGCCTGTTAACAATGGCTTTAGGTTGTTTATTATTTTATCCAGCAGCAGAATATAGGACCTTTTCAGTTTTTTTAATTGGTTATTTTACACTTGCTGGTGGAATTACAATTTTACAAGTGGCTGCCAACCCTTATGTTGCTTTGTTAGGTAGTGAAGATGGCGCGAGTAGTAGATTAAATTTATCGCAAGCCTTCAATTCTTTAGGTGCTACAATTGCGCCCGTAGTTGGAGCTTTATTCTTATTAAGTGATTCAGTAAAAACATCCGAAGAAATTAATCTTCTGAATGAAATTGGTAAAACGAAGTATTATGTGAATGAAGCAGCAACTGTGCAAACTCCATTTATATTCATTGCTTCTTTCATATCGATTTTAGCTGCTGTTTTTGCCTTTATAAAATTACCTAAAGTGATGCAAGATACTCCAAAAGGAGGGTACTTTACCTTATTAAAAAATAAAATGATGATGTTAGGTGCATTAGGAATCTTCGTTTATGTTGGTGCAGAAGTTGCTATTGGTAGTTTTTTGGTGAACTATTTCTCTGATATGAATTTAGCAACGATCGTTTCTCAAAATGAAACCATGATGTATATCGCGAATACGATTGCAAGTACTTTTAATAAAACATTCACAGATTCTGACCCTAAATCGCTATTAGGTATTTTTGTAATTTTCTATTGGGGAGGAGCAATGATTGGTCGTTTTGTTGGTGCCTATTTGACAAGAATAATGGCTCCAGGAAAAGTATTATCAATTTTTGCAAGTCTAGCAATTGCTATGATTTTAATTTCAATTAATACGACAGGTTTGGTTTCTATGTGGTCTATTTTAGCTGTTGGATTATTTAATTCCATTATGTTTCCAACCATTTTCACATTGTCTTTAGAAGGCTTAGGAGATTTAAAAGCACAAGCTTCTGGTTTGTTGTGTATGGCAATTGTTGGCGGTGCAATTATTCCATTTGCTTTTGGTAGTTTGATAGATGGTTTTGGTTTTAAAACTGCATTTATTTTAACGATTCTTTGTTATGGATATATTTTGTTTTACGGACGATTTAAGAATAAGAGCACTTCGTTAAAAACCTAAAACTTATAGACTTTATTATTGAGTAGCGATATAAATAAATCATTGAACTTGTTATCGATTGCTTATAATTTTGGATACTAACTTTAATATCTATATATTTCACATTATTTTATCTCAATTATCGTAAGAGAACTATTTTTTATTAATAACCTTTATGCTTAATTTGATTATGAAAAACATAATAAAGTTTTTAACTATTTCTGCAATACTACTGTTCGTAAATAAATCTATTGCACAAAACGGATTAGAAACTCAATTTAATATTGGAATACCTGCAAATATCGCCGCTAAAGAAATATCCAATTACACCATGTCTTTAGACTTAGCTTATTTATTTACAAAAGGACTAGGGAATCCAAGTAAAAATAGTGAAGGAGAAATTATTAAGATGAATAATAATCCAATTCATTCTAAAACTGTGCAGTATGGAATTTCTGCAGGTTATTTACATGCATTTAATGCTGAAAACATGGAAGATTTAAAGTTAATACCGATAGCAGCAGCTTTACGTATGTACTTTTTTAATATAGTATCTATAGGAGGTGCTTTTGGCTATGCGGTTGGATTAGACTCAGAAGTTTCAGATGGTGGAGGATATATGGAAGCTTCTCTTGGTTTTGGCTCACCCAAAAGGGCATTACTATTTACAGTTAAAGGAGTTAATTTAGAAGGTGGACCTAAGTTTGAATTATTTACAGCTAATCTTGGGATAAGATTTCAGTTTTAATCTTTGCAGCTATTCTTACTTTTAATTACCCTGAATTAATCTCAGGGACTTCAAGATGATATCAAACAATTTATGCAACTATGGTTAAACTTGTTTATGAACTTTTAGAATTGTTATAATTTTTTATAAAATGGTTTTAATGCTCATGGAAAAGGTTAGTTTCGTTCTGATGTCTTCTAATCAGGTTTAGAGAAACTAGCTTTTTTAATAGAAAATGAATAAGTAAAAAGACCTGTGTTAAATGAAAAAAAACCGAAGCAACATTGCTTCGGTTTTTAATTGTATCCATTAGTGTTTTTTATTTCTTCTTTTTTTGCGCAGCTTGCTGCTCTTGTGCTTGTTTCATGGCAGAATCAATTTTTTGACGAAATTTACTTTTTGCTTTTTCAGGACGTTTTTTGTTTTCCTCTATTTGCGCGTGAATTTTATCTTCATCTATGACGTAGTGCTTAATTACTAACATAATTGCAATTGTTAACAAGTTAGAAATAAAGTAATACAAACTTAAAGAACTTGCATAGTTGTTAAAGAAAAACAACATCATAATAGGAGAGAAGTAAATCATGTACTTCATCATTTTACCCATATCTGGCATTCCTTCTTGTGCTGGTGCTTGCATGTTTGCTTGCTGACTCTGATTCATTTTCATATAGAAAAAGATGGCAATCGAAGCTAGAATTGGAAATAAACTCACATGATCTCCATAAAATGGAATTGAAAAAGGAAGCTGGAATACTGTATCGTATGAAGATAAATCTGGAGCCCATAAAAAACTTTCTTGTCTCAAAGATAAGTTTGTTGGAAAGAACTTAAATAAGGCAAAAAATACAGGCATTTGTAATACTGCAGGTATACAACCCGACAACATACTAACTCCCGCTTTCCTTTGAATGGCCATGGTTTCTTGCTGACGCTTCATGGCGTTTTCTTTTCCTGGGTATTTCGCATTTAAAGCAGTTAATTCAGGTCTTATGACTTTCATTTTTGCGCTTGATAAATACGATTTATAAACTAAAGGAGACATAAAAATACGAACGACAATGGTCATTAATATAATAATTAAACCAAAATTCCCCATAAAGCCTTGCAAGAAATTAAATACAGGGTAGAATAAGTTTCTGTTTAAGAAACCAAAAATTCCCCAACCTAAATCTGCTATTTCGTCTAACTTGGTTCCTGCGAACTCTTCTCCACTTAATAGATTATAATCACTTGGTCCATAAAACCATTTCATGTTATAATTTAACTCACCAGCTGTTAAAACTAAAGGTGTTTTTAATTCGAATTTTTTAGTGAAAACGGTATCAATTTTTTCGTCTTTCACTAAGTCAGTAGCACTAATTGTAGCACTGTTAAACGGAGTGTCCGTTAATAAATTACTCGTGAAGAAATGTTGCTTGTAAGCAACCCAAGCCAAATCATTTACATTGTCCTCTATATCAGCCTTGAAGTAATCAACATCATTTTCTGACTTGTAGTAGTATTCTGTATACATCGTATTTTCTGTACGAATACTTTTTTCGTGTCTGTAGCCAGTTAAAGACCAATCTAAATTAATCGAATTTGAAGAATTAATAATAGAACTTAAACCTTGAGATCGGACAGAAAAATCAACCAGATATGTTTTAGGCTTTACTTCATATCTGTATTCTAAAAACTGATTATCAGAAACTTTTAGTTTCATAGACAAAACAGAGTTATCCCCATTTTTCGATAAACTTGGTGCAAAAAATAAATCTTTTGTATTCAGAATTCTGTTATCTGTGGTTCCAAAATTGATGTTAAAAGATGCGTTATTATCCTTTATCATATATAACGGAAGCGAATCATGTGTTTTATAATTTTTAATTAAAGCCTCAATAATTTGTCCACCTCTATTATCAATGGTCAATTTCACCAATTCATTTTCTATTACAGAATTTCCATCAGAACCATTAATAGCGCTTAAAGCAAAAGCACCTAATCTGTTTTTGGCTGCTAGTTGTTGCAAAGAATCGTTAACGATGGCTGGTGTAATATCGGTAAATGCATTTTTAGTGCTACTGTTATTTGATGAATCTGTTACTTGTTCTATAGTTGTACTTTTTGGTTCAACTTCAGGGGCATTTGTATAAAAATACCAAAGCATAATTCCTCCAAGAAGAATCATTCCTATAAAAGAATTAAGATCGAATTTTTTTTGTTCCATGGGTTAGTTAAGTGTCAATTTGTCATTTTATCAAGAAATACTAAGTATAAAAAGGAGACAAATGTAGTTAAAAAGCAGATTTAATATCGTTTTTACTGCTCTAAATTTAATACTTGTTAATAGTTCAAGAAGCATTCCTTCTTTTACTGAACATAATTTTATTGAAGGAATTATTTTTTAGATTGTTTAAGAGCAGCTTTTATAAAATTCACAAATAAAGGATGAGGTTTTAAAACCGTACTTTTATATTCCGGATGATATTGCACACCTACAAACCAAGGATGACTTGGAATCTCAATAACTTCTACCAACCCAGTTTTTGGATTTATACCAGCAGCCTTCATTCCCTTAAGTTCAATTTGTGCTAAATAGTCATTATTAAATTCATAACGATGTCTGTGGCGCTCGCTAATCATTTCGGATTGATAGGCTTTGTATGTTTTTGACTCTTTAACAAGTTTACAATCCCAAGCACCTAAACGCATAGTTCCGCCTTTTTCAGTAACACTTTCTTGGCTTTCCATTAAATTAATAACAGGGTTTAAACAATCACTTTTCATTTCTGTAGAAAAAGCATCTCTTAGTCCTAAAACGTTTTTAGCAAACTCAATTACCGCCATTTGCATTCCTAAACAGATACCGAAGAAAGGAATATTATTTTCTCTCGCATACTGAACGGCTTTAATTTTACCATCAATTCCTCTATCTCCAAATCCAGGAGCCACTAAAATTCCATTAACGCCTTTCAGTTTTTTCTCGTAATTACTAGGAGTTAAACTTTCAGAATGAATCCATCTAACATTTACTTTGGTTTCATGAGATGAACCAGCGTGTATAAAAGCTTCTGTAATAGATTTGTAAGAGTCTTGTAACTCAATATATTTTCCAATCAATGCAATTTCAACTTCAGAAGTAGGATTTTTATGCTTCTGTAGAAAATTATTCCAAGTTATTAATTTAGGTTCTTGTTTTGACGTTAAGTTCAATTTCTTTAAAACGACAGTATCTAAACCTTCATCTAACATTAAATTAGGCACATCGTAAATGGTCTCTGCATCTATAGATTGTATCACATCTTCTTGCTTCACATTACAAAATAATGCTAATTTTCTTTTGATATCATCAGAAATTTGATGTTCTGTTCTACAGACTAAAATATCTGGACTTACACCACTTTGCATTAACATTTTAACAGAGTGTTGTGTAGGTTTTGTTTTTAACT
Proteins encoded:
- the yidC gene encoding membrane protein insertase YidC, producing MEQKKFDLNSFIGMILLGGIMLWYFYTNAPEVEPKSTTIEQVTDSSNNSSTKNAFTDITPAIVNDSLQQLAAKNRLGAFALSAINGSDGNSVIENELVKLTIDNRGGQIIEALIKNYKTHDSLPLYMIKDNNASFNINFGTTDNRILNTKDLFFAPSLSKNGDNSVLSMKLKVSDNQFLEYRYEVKPKTYLVDFSVRSQGLSSIINSSNSINLDWSLTGYRHEKSIRTENTMYTEYYYKSENDVDYFKADIEDNVNDLAWVAYKQHFFTSNLLTDTPFNSATISATDLVKDEKIDTVFTKKFELKTPLVLTAGELNYNMKWFYGPSDYNLLSGEEFAGTKLDEIADLGWGIFGFLNRNLFYPVFNFLQGFMGNFGLIIILMTIVVRIFMSPLVYKSYLSSAKMKVIRPELTALNAKYPGKENAMKRQQETMAIQRKAGVSMLSGCIPAVLQMPVFFALFKFFPTNLSLRQESFLWAPDLSSYDTVFQLPFSIPFYGDHVSLFPILASIAIFFYMKMNQSQQANMQAPAQEGMPDMGKMMKYMIYFSPIMMLFFFNNYASSLSLYYFISNLLTIAIMLVIKHYVIDEDKIHAQIEENKKRPEKAKSKFRQKIDSAMKQAQEQQAAQKKKK
- a CDS encoding GH92 family glycosyl hydrolase, giving the protein MKFKYFLLFFFTMVFLSCKNKEIINVAVKTAPLISYVNPFIGTGGHGHTYPGATMPFGMMQLSPDTRLDGWDGCSGYHYSDNEIYGFSHTHLSGTGVSDYGDILLMPTNKLVFNNGAEGEEGYKSKFSHNKETAEPGFYKVHLDDTNIDVELTVSKRSGIHKYNFPSSENQFVILDLLHRDKVLDAKINRVSDTELSGYRFSEAWATDQRLFFSIKTSHSFSDILQSPAKQGMTGAQKIALNFFNPKNEPIIIKIGISAVDIEGAKRNLKGEIGNRTFEQVKKTAQDFWEKQLEKIVIEDKSDDYKTNFYSSMYHVSIAPNLYQDVDGRYRGMDMKIHEAKDFDYYTVFSLWDTYRAAHPLYTIIEQEKTNDFINTFLAKYDEGGIMPIWDLAANYTGCMIGYHAVPVIADAYLKGIRNYDTDKALEAMKHSATRDKLGLQSYKEFGFIPVEKESESVSKTLEYAFDDWTIGQMAKSMGKQVDFEIYSARGQYYKNVFDPTSKFMRGRFRNKWFAPFDPYEVNFNYTEANSWQYSFYVPQDISGFMNLLGGKNVLEEQLDKLFVAKNKTSGREQVDITGLIGQYAHGNEPSHHMAYLYNFANKPFKTQEKVRQILTELYTNTPDGISGNEDCGQMSAWYIFSSLGFYPVTPGSNQYIIGSPLFEKATINLENGKSFTVEAKNQSSENKYIKSATLNGDTYEYSYINHQDIMNGGNLVLEMTNKPTKWGTEDQFIPSTKIDEYLIVAAPFIAKGEIAFKGSTAVTLKSVDKKAKIFYSLSDEFTEYSIPFLISDKVTLKIFAQKNDKKSAIIATNFHKINPNIKIDLKTDYANQYNAGGKNALIDGIFGAKDFRTGTWQGYFDTDLNAIVDLGKETLIQTIKVSFLKDQRSWIFLPKEVEFYTSIDGLNFEKHRKWEFKIPENTDEVKVETVQISKLGKARFIKVIAKKIGKLPEWHLGAQHKGKSWLFVDEIQIN
- a CDS encoding CTP synthase codes for the protein MSTTKYVFVTGGVTSSLGKGIIAASLAKLLQERGFSVTIQKLDPYINIDPGTLNPYEHGECYVTDDGAETDLDLGHYERFLNIPTSQANNVTTGKIYQSVINKERKGEFLGKTVQVIPHITDEIKHRIQILGETGDYDIVITEIGGTVGDIESLPYVESVRQLLWEKGNENAIVIHLTLVPYLAAAGELKTKPTQHSVKMLMQSGVSPDILVCRTEHQISDDIKRKLALFCNVKQEDVIQSIDAETIYDVPNLMLDEGLDTVVLKKLNLTSKQEPKLITWNNFLQKHKNPTSEVEIALIGKYIELQDSYKSITEAFIHAGSSHETKVNVRWIHSESLTPSNYEKKLKGVNGILVAPGFGDRGIDGKIKAVQYARENNIPFFGICLGMQMAVIEFAKNVLGLRDAFSTEMKSDCLNPVINLMESQESVTEKGGTMRLGAWDCKLVKESKTYKAYQSEMISERHRHRYEFNNDYLAQIELKGMKAAGINPKTGLVEVIEIPSHPWFVGVQYHPEYKSTVLKPHPLFVNFIKAALKQSKK
- a CDS encoding beta-N-acetylhexosaminidase, which produces MKHSYYLLFLIIPLFFSCTQEDNQIVEIGIIPKPLFQQINKGVFILDEDIRFISDVKLSEVSNYFKLYIEENYQLSFAPHKEAKEIVFNIDDAITNEEGYKLKIQENNILIVSKNSKGAFYAVQSLLQLLPIKSNNLAIAIPCLELRDEPQFKYRGMHLDVGRHFFSIDFIKKYIDLIARLKMNTFHWHLTEDQGWRIEIKKYPKLQEIAAYRNETLVGHYNEQPHQFDGEKYGGFYTQEQIKEVVAYAQTRQVTIIPEIEMPGHSQAAIAAYPALGCTGEQVEVATKWGVFDEVYCPKESTFKFLEDVIDEVVALFPGKYIHIGGDEAPKTNWKKCAHCQKIIKEKKLKNEYGLQSYFIARMEKYINSKGKQIIGWDEILEGGLAPNATVMSWRGTSGAIQAAKEGHDVILTPSSHCYFDHYQSDNENEPLAIGGFLPLEKVYHFNPIPEELTKDESRYVQGAQGNVWTEYMQTEKQLEYMAFPRVVALSEVVWSSPENKNYIDFISRLAQYQKRLDQLDVNYANPIYAVKGDLKNKAGRLSYELSTISSTYPIYYSIDESAPSKLYSNPIPVDSSMTIKAVLLDSKNTALGDIFNQKINLHKGVGAKISIDKEPHPAYNTGGKKALINGISGNNKRYGDKEWLGFSGEDIEITIEFDSPTNINTISTRFYNGNGQWIYAPKEIGFSFQLEDGKTINDIRKIEEKDKLLVNYSFATTSISVTRIEIIIKNYGIIPEGQQGAGHKAWLFIDELIIE
- a CDS encoding sugar MFS transporter → MTTTSTNKSYKSAFVFLTTLFFLWGFITVLVDSLVPRLKDVFEMSYAKTVLVQFAFFVAFFVFSLPAGFMLSKIGYKKGIVLGLLTMALGCLLFYPAAEYRTFSVFLIGYFTLAGGITILQVAANPYVALLGSEDGASSRLNLSQAFNSLGATIAPVVGALFLLSDSVKTSEEINLLNEIGKTKYYVNEAATVQTPFIFIASFISILAAVFAFIKLPKVMQDTPKGGYFTLLKNKMMMLGALGIFVYVGAEVAIGSFLVNYFSDMNLATIVSQNETMMYIANTIASTFNKTFTDSDPKSLLGIFVIFYWGGAMIGRFVGAYLTRIMAPGKVLSIFASLAIAMILISINTTGLVSMWSILAVGLFNSIMFPTIFTLSLEGLGDLKAQASGLLCMAIVGGAIIPFAFGSLIDGFGFKTAFILTILCYGYILFYGRFKNKSTSLKT
- a CDS encoding isoaspartyl peptidase/L-asparaginase family protein produces the protein MKRRNFIKKASATGLGLVTVSSSIISCDEESGKKELYGATLKPQRPVVIATWNTPLAVETAAKILENGGSALDAVEYGCRIEEANEKNQTVGKGGLPDRDGDVTLDACIMNDKGDYGAVLGVKNITHVISLARKVMEDTPHVILIGDGAEKFAYEKGFERENLLTENSKKAWEKWKEKSEYKPIINKENHDTIGMLAIDKKGNISGACTTSGLAYKMAGRVGDSPIIGGGLFVDNEIGGASATGLGEEVLKTVGSFLIVELMRQGKTPQEACEIAIDRIVKKPNSNFNNFQVGYIAVNKNGETGAYSIHEWFSYNLFKAGKNVNIKSDYFKKV